In Apteryx mantelli isolate bAptMan1 chromosome 26, bAptMan1.hap1, whole genome shotgun sequence, a single window of DNA contains:
- the DDI2 gene encoding protein DDI1 homolog 2 isoform X1 — protein MLLTVFCLRRDRTELTFSLQVDADFELQNFRALCELESGIPAAESQIVYAERPLTDNNRSLASYGLKDGDVVILRQKENVEPRPPIHFPGLPRIDFSSIAVPGTSTQQRRPAAQHLRPSPPDAPSFPQGLDNPALLREMLLANPHELSLLKERNPPLAEALLSGDLEKFTRVLVEQQQDRARREQERIRLYSADPFDLEAQAKIEEDIRQQNIEENMTIAMEEAPESFGQVVMLYINCKVNGHPVKAFVDSGAQMTIMSQSCAERCNIMRLVDRRWAGIAKGVGTQKIIGRVHLAQVQIEGDFLACSFSILEEQPMDMLLGLDMLKRHQCSIDLKKNVLVIGTTGSQTTFLPEGELPECARLAYGAGREDVRPEEIADQELAEAIQKSVEEAAAARWYQENQVKEQETGEAKTESGYSAAPGGSAPHKACVLL, from the exons atgCTGCTCACGGTGTTCTGCCTGCGCCGCGACCGCACCGAGCTCACCTTCTCCCTCCAGGTGGACGCCGACTTCGAGCTGCAGAACTTCCGCGCGCTCTGCGAGCTGGAGTCCGGCATCCCGGCGGCCGAGAGCCAG ATTGTCTATGCAGAGCGACCTCTAACTGATAACAACAGATCTTTGGCCTCCTATGGCTTGAAAGATGGGGATGTGGTGATTTTGCGACAGAAAGAGAATGTAGAGCCACGGCCTCCGATCCATTTTCCAG GTCTGCCTAGGATAGACTTCAGCAGCATTGCAGTTCCTGGGACGTCCACTCAGCAACGTCGGCCAGCAGCACAGCATCTTCGCCCATCGCCTCCTGATGCACCTTCCTTCCCTCAGGGTTTGGACAATCCAGCATTACTACGGGAAATGTTGCTTGCAAATCCACATGAGCTGTCCCTGCTGAAGGAACGCAATCCACCCCTAGCGGAGGCACTGCTCAGCGGAGACCTTG AGAAATTCACCAGGGTGTTGGTGGAGCAACAGCAGGACCGAGCCCGGCGGGAGCAAGAGAGGATTCGACTCTATTCAGCTGACCCTTTTGATCTTGAGGCACAGGCCAAGATAGAAGAAGACATAAG GCAACAAAATATTGAAGAAAATATGACAATAGCAATGGAAGAGGCCCCCGAGAGTTTTGGCCAGGTGGTGATGCTGTATATTAACTGCAAAGTCAACGGACATCCAGTGAAAGCCTTTGTTGACTCAG GTGCCCAGATGACCATTATGAGCCAATCTTGTGCTGAAAGGTGCAACATAATGAGGCTGGTAGATCGGCGGTGGGCTGGCATTGCTAAAGGTGTAGGGACACAGAAAATCATTGGCAGAGTGCACTTAG CTCAGGTTCAGATTGAAGGGGACTTCCTGGCATGTTCCTTCTCAATCCTTGAAGAGCAGCCCATGGACATGCTTCTAGGACTGGATATGCTTAAGAGGCATCAG TGTTCCATTGATCTCAAGAAGAACGTACTGGTGATCGGCACAACTGGCTCGCAGACCACTTTCCTCCCAGAGGGCGAGCTCCCAGAGTGTGCGAGGCTGGCTTACGGGGCAGGGCGGGAGGACGTACGACCAGAGGAGATTGCCGACCAAGAACTGGCAGAAGCAATACAGAAGTCCGTAGAGGAAGCAG CTGCTGCTAGATGGTACCAAGAAAACCAAGTCAAAGAACAGGAAACTGGAGAGGCAAAAACAGAGAGTGGATATAGTGCAGCACCAGGAGGCTCGGCTCCTCACAAGGCCTGTGTTCTTTTATAA
- the DDI2 gene encoding protein DDI1 homolog 2 isoform X2, with protein sequence MLLTVFCLRRDRTELTFSLQVDADFELQNFRALCELESGIPAAESQIVYAERPLTDNNRSLASYGLKDGDVVILRQKENVEPRPPIHFPGLPRIDFSSIAVPGTSTQQRRPAAQHLRPSPPDAPSFPQGLDNPALLREMLLANPHELSLLKERNPPLAEALLSGDLEKFTRVLVEQQQDRARREQERIRLYSADPFDLEAQAKIEEDIRQQNIEENMTIAMEEAPESFGQVVMLYINCKVNGHPVKAFVDSGAQMTIMSQSCAERCNIMRLVDRRWAGIAKGVGTQKIIGRVHLAQVQIEGDFLACSFSILEEQPMDMLLGLDMLKRHQCSIDLKKNVLVIGTTGSQTTFLPEGELPECARLAYGAGREDVRPEEIADQELAEAIQKSVEEAERQKP encoded by the exons atgCTGCTCACGGTGTTCTGCCTGCGCCGCGACCGCACCGAGCTCACCTTCTCCCTCCAGGTGGACGCCGACTTCGAGCTGCAGAACTTCCGCGCGCTCTGCGAGCTGGAGTCCGGCATCCCGGCGGCCGAGAGCCAG ATTGTCTATGCAGAGCGACCTCTAACTGATAACAACAGATCTTTGGCCTCCTATGGCTTGAAAGATGGGGATGTGGTGATTTTGCGACAGAAAGAGAATGTAGAGCCACGGCCTCCGATCCATTTTCCAG GTCTGCCTAGGATAGACTTCAGCAGCATTGCAGTTCCTGGGACGTCCACTCAGCAACGTCGGCCAGCAGCACAGCATCTTCGCCCATCGCCTCCTGATGCACCTTCCTTCCCTCAGGGTTTGGACAATCCAGCATTACTACGGGAAATGTTGCTTGCAAATCCACATGAGCTGTCCCTGCTGAAGGAACGCAATCCACCCCTAGCGGAGGCACTGCTCAGCGGAGACCTTG AGAAATTCACCAGGGTGTTGGTGGAGCAACAGCAGGACCGAGCCCGGCGGGAGCAAGAGAGGATTCGACTCTATTCAGCTGACCCTTTTGATCTTGAGGCACAGGCCAAGATAGAAGAAGACATAAG GCAACAAAATATTGAAGAAAATATGACAATAGCAATGGAAGAGGCCCCCGAGAGTTTTGGCCAGGTGGTGATGCTGTATATTAACTGCAAAGTCAACGGACATCCAGTGAAAGCCTTTGTTGACTCAG GTGCCCAGATGACCATTATGAGCCAATCTTGTGCTGAAAGGTGCAACATAATGAGGCTGGTAGATCGGCGGTGGGCTGGCATTGCTAAAGGTGTAGGGACACAGAAAATCATTGGCAGAGTGCACTTAG CTCAGGTTCAGATTGAAGGGGACTTCCTGGCATGTTCCTTCTCAATCCTTGAAGAGCAGCCCATGGACATGCTTCTAGGACTGGATATGCTTAAGAGGCATCAG TGTTCCATTGATCTCAAGAAGAACGTACTGGTGATCGGCACAACTGGCTCGCAGACCACTTTCCTCCCAGAGGGCGAGCTCCCAGAGTGTGCGAGGCTGGCTTACGGGGCAGGGCGGGAGGACGTACGACCAGAGGAGATTGCCGACCAAGAACTGGCAGAAGCAATACAGAAGTCCGTAGAGGAAGCAG
- the LOC136994275 gene encoding olfactory receptor 6X1-like yields the protein MENQTSVTEFILLGFPSIQRVHVLLFVGVLVMYILTVTGNIIIIAIVLTDSTLHKPMYFFLGNLSSLGILYISSTIPKLLANLLDAKKSISIAGCKAQAFSHFFLGATEFFLLTAMSFDRYLAICSPLHYTTIMSGRLCAQLSFASWAGGFLTVFVQSFLVFQLPFCGPNVINHFYCDVEPLLQLACTETRHIERIIFIVAAIVLFGTSILTTVSYCFIIFTILRIPSASGRQKAFSTCTAHLSVLLLLYGAVIFIYARPSGHASLSMNKVVSLLNTLVTPLLNPFIYTLRNKEVKTALKKALIRNKILEVKK from the coding sequence ATGGAAAACCAAACTTCTGTGACTGAATTTATTCTTCTTGGTTTTCCCAGCATTCAAAGGGTTCATGTTTTGCTCTTTGTGGGTGTCTTGGTCATGTACATTTTGACTGTCACTGGGAATATTATCATCATTGCCATAGTGCTAACTGACTCCACTCTCCACAagcccatgtatttcttccttgGAAACCTCTCCTCTTTAGGAATCCTCTACATCTCATCTACAATCCCCAAACTCTTGGCCAATCTCTTGGATGCCAAGAAGTCTATCAGCATAGCTGGCTGCAAAGCTCAAGCCTTCTCCCATTTTTTCCTAGGTGCCACTGAGTTTTTCCTCCTCACAgccatgtcctttgaccgctacctAGCCATATGCAGCCCTCTCCATTATACCACCATCATGAGTGGAAGACTGTGCGCTCAGCTGTCTTTTGCCTCTTGGGCTGGTGGTTTTCTGACCGTCTTTGTGCAAAGCTTTCTGGTGTTCCAGCTGCCGTTCTGTGGCCCCAATGTCATCAACCACTTCTACTGTGATGTTGAGCCACTATTGCAGTTGGCTTGCACTGAAACTCGTCATATTGAAAGGATCATCTTCATAGTTGCTGCCATAGTGCTGTTCGGCACTTCCATTTTGACCACTGTCTCCTACTGCTTCATCATTTTCACCATACTGAGGATCCCATCTGCTTCAGGGAGACAGAAAGCTTTCTCCACCTGCACTGCCCATCTCTCAGTACTTCTCTTGCTTTATGGAGCAGTCATATTTATTTATGCCAGGCCAAGCGGGCATGCCTCACTAAGTATGAACAAAGTGGTGTCCCTTCTGAACACCCTTGTAACACCACTGCTCAACCCTTTCATTTATaccttgaggaacaaggaggtaaAGACTGCCCTAAAAAAGGCACTcatcagaaataaaatacttgaggtaaaaaagtga